Part of the Streptomyces sp. NBC_01353 genome, CGAGCACCCCCGGAGGAAGCTGCCCGCGGCACAGCTTGGCGACGTACTCACCGCGCGCCGGGCCACGCAGCTCCTGGTTGAGCTTCGACGGGATCCGGTAGCTCAGGCACCAGCAGACATTGGCTCCGGCCGACTTCGGGCCGAGCACAGCCCGGACATCCTCGAAGACCGAAGCAGGTCGCACCTCGATCGCCATGCCCACCACGATGCCACGCCCCGCATGCCGGTGCCGCCCGGAGGACAGCGGCGTGCGCCCGGTCTCGGGGAGATGCGTACTTCTCGGCGCGTCTGACTGATGTTGTGACGTCACGTCTCGTACGGGTAGAGGCCGACGCTGTCTGCTCCGACGGTGATCTCCACCCACGTCTTGTCCCTGTCGCGGGGGACCGGTGAGGCGAGATCGAACAGCACGGGCCACGAGCCCAACTGGAGATGGGCGGCGCCATCCGTCGTGAGCTGGAGGAGACCGCGTATGACGACCTGGTCACCGGCTTGTCGGAGCCCCGGCTCGGCAACAGAGGCCGGCTGCGCGTTCTGGCCCCAGGCGATGTCGTCGTCAACGGTCCATTCGACGAGGTGGTGGCCGTCTGCTTCTTGCGGATCACCATGCCAGAGCACCACGGCGACGCCGATGGGCGCGTGAACGCGAACCGTCATGTGCCGCTCCGACGTTTGCGGCAGGCTCTCCGTGCGGACCAACATCGCTGCGCCTTTCATGACTCCACGCTGCCTGCGTCAGGCTGGTCCCGCTTGTTCCTGTCTCAGGCCGTCGGGTCCCAGAGTCCGCCGGCCTCGCCGCGGGCGAGGTGGTCGGCGTAGACGCCGACCTTCCAGGCGATGACGGAACGGCACTCCTCCAACGCGTGGATCTGCGCGTCGACGCGCTGCCGATGGGTGTCGAGGAGCCGCAGTCGTTCCGCCTCGTTGCCCGGACCGTGCCGCACCAGCTCGGCGAAGCGCTTGAGGTCGGCCAGAGGCATCCCGGATTCACGCAGCTTGACGCAGATCAGCAGCCAGTCGACGTCGAACGCGGCATACCGCCGCCGACCGCCGGAGGTGCGCCGGACCGGTCCGACCAGCAGGCCCTCACGCTCGTAGAAGCGCAGTGCGTGCACGCTGAGCCCGGTCAGTTCGGCCACCTCGCCGATGCTCAGTGGCTCCGCAGAGGTCTCGGGAGTAGCCATGCAGGCCAGTCTAGGACTTGATCTAGACCTCGCTCCAGATCGTAGCGTCGACGGCATGACCAGCACTCGTCAGCAGCCGCTCGGCTCCCCCTTCTCTGCCACCAGCACCGCCGAGGACGTCATGACCGGCCTCGACCTCTCCGGCACGAGCGCCGTCGTGACCGGCGGCTACTCCGGACTCGGCCTGGAAACCACCCGCGCCCTCACTGCCGCCGGGGCCCAGGTCGTCGTTCCGGCACGCCGACCCGACATCGCCCGCGCCGCGCTCGCCGATGTGGAGGGCTGCGACGTCGTCCCCATGGACCTGGCAGATCTCGACAGCGTGCGCGCCGCCGCCTCTCGGATCGGCGACTCCCTCACCGGACTCGACCTCTTCATGGCCGTCGCGGGAGTCATGGCCACCCCCGAGCGGCACGTCGGCCCCGGCTGGGAGAGCCAACTCGCCGCCAACCACTTCGGACACTTCACCCTCGCCTGCGAGCTCTTTCCACTGCTGGCCGCCGCCGACGGTGCGCGCGTCGTCGTCAACAGCTCCGCCGGACACGCCCTGACCGACATCCGCTGGCACGACCCGCACTTCCGTGCCGGCTACGACAAGTGGCTGGCCTACGGCCAGGCCAAGACCGCCAACGCCCTCTTCGCCGTACAGTTCGACGCCCTCGGGCGGGGCGACGGCGTCCGGGCATTCGCTCTCCATCCGGGCAAGATCATCACCGGCCTTCAGCGGGAGATGACGCTCCAGGAACAGATCGAACGCGGCTGGGTCGACGCGCACGGCAACGTGATCGGCGCCGACTTCAAGACGCCCTCCCAGGGCGCCGCCACCGGTCTGTGGGCAGCCACGTCCCCACTCCTCGACGACCGTGGCGGCCTCTACCTCGAAGACTGCGACATCGCGCGCGTCTCCGCCCCCGACGCGCCGATGGACGACGGCGGTGTCCGCGAGTACGCCATCGACCCCGACGCGGCCGCACGGCTCTGGGACCTGTCCATCACCGCGACCGGCGCCACCCCGATCACCCGATGAATCCGCGCGCCGCACGCACCGAGCCCGGTGGCGCGGCGCCGGCAACGCCAGGACGACGCCAGCACGCAGCAAGTACGCGATTCGTACGCCCAATGTACGCGCTCTGTACGGTTCGCGGTCTAAGGTGTCCGCAGGAGGTGTTCCCTTGTCCGAGTTGTTCGACGCGATCGACGCACTGCTCGCGTCCCGCGCCACGTTGCCGTCGCCCGAGGAGCGCAGGCGGCTCCGTAAGGCTCATGGCCTGACGGTCGACGAGGTGGCCGGAGCACTGCAGGTGCGCCGCGCCACGGTGAGCGGCTGGGAGTCCGGCAAGACGGAGCCGCGACCGCCGGAGCGTGACGCGTACGCGCGCCTGCTCGACGGGCTCGCGAAGCTCTACCCGGCCGACGCCAACTCCGACACGCCGGCTCAGGACACGGTGGTGCCCGAAGAGTTCACCGGCGCGCCGGATGGAGCGGTGGCGGAAGCGCGGACTCCGTCCGCCGCCCCCGCACCCGCCCCCGCCCCCGCCCCAGGGCCGGAAGCTGCGGCCGCCCCCGCCCCCGCCCCTGCCCTCGGGCCCGAAGCCGCGCCCGTGCCCGTGACCACCGAACAGAAGACCCCGCCCCGTCCCGCCGACACCGTCGCCGCCCCGACGGCAGTACCGCTTCCGGCGTCCGCCACCCGGTCGTCGTCCA contains:
- a CDS encoding MerR family transcriptional regulator, which produces MATPETSAEPLSIGEVAELTGLSVHALRFYEREGLLVGPVRRTSGGRRRYAAFDVDWLLICVKLRESGMPLADLKRFAELVRHGPGNEAERLRLLDTHRQRVDAQIHALEECRSVIAWKVGVYADHLARGEAGGLWDPTA
- a CDS encoding SDR family NAD(P)-dependent oxidoreductase, translating into MTSTRQQPLGSPFSATSTAEDVMTGLDLSGTSAVVTGGYSGLGLETTRALTAAGAQVVVPARRPDIARAALADVEGCDVVPMDLADLDSVRAAASRIGDSLTGLDLFMAVAGVMATPERHVGPGWESQLAANHFGHFTLACELFPLLAAADGARVVVNSSAGHALTDIRWHDPHFRAGYDKWLAYGQAKTANALFAVQFDALGRGDGVRAFALHPGKIITGLQREMTLQEQIERGWVDAHGNVIGADFKTPSQGAATGLWAATSPLLDDRGGLYLEDCDIARVSAPDAPMDDGGVREYAIDPDAAARLWDLSITATGATPITR